The following proteins come from a genomic window of Lycium ferocissimum isolate CSIRO_LF1 chromosome 4, AGI_CSIRO_Lferr_CH_V1, whole genome shotgun sequence:
- the LOC132053768 gene encoding uncharacterized protein LOC132053768, whose amino-acid sequence MRRRELEFAIGDKVFLKVLPMKGVMRFGRKGKLSPRYIGPYEITKRDGKVAYELRLPVEMPMVHPVFHISMLRLYKHDPSHVLHQEDIEIDEALSYKEELVQTLDRQVRRLRTKDVESVNVL is encoded by the coding sequence ATGAGGCGTCGGGAATTGGAATTTGCTATTGGTGAcaaggttttcttgaaagtaTTACCTATGAAGGGGGTAATGCGTTTTGGCagaaaggggaagcttagtcctcgcTATATTGGTCCTTACGAGATTACAAAAAGGGATGGgaaggtagcttatgagttgagaTTACCGGTTGAGATGCCCATGGTTCATCCggtgtttcacatttcgatgttgAGATTGTACAAACATGATCCTTCCCATGTGTTGCACCAGGAAGATATTGAAATTGATGAAGCTCTGTCTTATAAAGAAGAACTGGTTCAGACTTTAGATCGTCAAGTTAGGAGGTTGAGAACAAAGGATGTAGAGTCGGTTAATGTGTTGTAG